A single Phytohabitans houttuyneae DNA region contains:
- a CDS encoding response regulator has protein sequence MRVLIAEDQVLLREGLARLFADRGHQVVATVGDAENLLPTVESHRPDLVVVDVRMPPTFTDEGTRAARDIKQAHPEIGVLVLSQHIDTTHAMVLMSRTGFGYLLKDRVLDVHDFLAAAQRVADGGSALDPNVVGALVRPRPSDDPLFALSDREREVLELMAQGLNNPAIARRLVVSERTVEGHVRHVLLKLGLAESDDGHRRVLAVLTYLRAPRTRRS, from the coding sequence GTGCGCGTGCTGATCGCCGAGGACCAGGTCCTGCTCCGCGAGGGTCTGGCGCGGCTGTTCGCCGACCGCGGCCACCAGGTCGTGGCCACCGTCGGCGACGCCGAAAACCTGCTGCCCACCGTCGAGAGCCACCGGCCCGACCTGGTCGTGGTGGACGTGCGGATGCCACCCACGTTCACCGACGAAGGCACCCGCGCCGCACGCGACATCAAGCAGGCACATCCGGAGATCGGCGTGCTTGTGCTGTCCCAACACATCGACACCACGCACGCGATGGTCCTCATGAGCCGAACCGGTTTCGGGTACCTGCTCAAGGACCGCGTCCTCGACGTGCACGACTTCCTCGCCGCGGCCCAGCGCGTCGCGGACGGCGGCTCGGCGCTGGACCCGAACGTCGTCGGCGCCCTCGTGCGGCCGCGTCCCAGCGACGACCCGCTCTTCGCACTGTCGGACCGGGAGCGGGAGGTGCTGGAGCTGATGGCCCAAGGGCTCAACAACCCGGCGATCGCGCGGCGCCTGGTGGTCAGCGAGCGAACTGTCGAAGGGCACGTCCGCCACGTCCTCCTCAAGCTCGGCCTGGCCGAGTCCGACGACGGCCACCGCCGGGT